A part of Apodemus sylvaticus chromosome 19, mApoSyl1.1, whole genome shotgun sequence genomic DNA contains:
- the LOC127669766 gene encoding class I histocompatibility antigen, Gogo-A*0501 alpha chain-like: MKALLVHAVLLLMVTLAITNHLKGSHSLRYFETILEWPGLVEPQYTFVGYVDNTQFVGFNSRSESQRIEHRAPWKDQQNPEYWEKETQGILREKQFLKEVMMKMLHVYNNSKPGYHTIQRRCGCDVLPGGYFSYGVLELNLDSKEYIMLTEDLQTWRVTGKVTEMLRQDWEDTNYTLSVTTYLQILCVDELLEVMDHGKDYLLRTDAPRIHVIHKVRPDRKITLRCWALNFYPAEITLTWQRDGRNQTQDLEEVETRPTGDGTFQKWAAVVVPSGEEQRYTCHVNHEGLSEPVILRWGPPPSIFPTMPIVIAVILGALLMGAVVTFLIWKRKFRGKKGQGLSLCLHGNIKPKL, from the exons ATGAAGGCCCTTTTAGTTCATGCTGTCCTGCTGCTCATGGTCACCCTTGCCATCACCAACCATCTAAAAG GTTCACACTCTCTGAGATATTTTGAAACCATCTTGGAATGGCCTGGCCTTGTGGAACCCCAGTACACCTTTGTTGGCTATGTAGACAATACACAGTTCGTAGGATTTAACAGCAGATCAGAGAGTCAGAGGATAGAGCACAGAGCACCATGGAAAGATCAGCAGAATCCTGAATACTGGGAGAAGGAAACACAGGGTATCCTGAGAGAAAAACAGTTCTTGAAAGAAGTAATGATGAAGATGCTTCATGTATACAATAATAGCAAGCCTG GGTATCACACAATCCAGAGGAGGTGTGGCTGTGATGTGCTGCCTGGAGGTTATTTCAGTTATGGAGTCCTAGAATTAAATTTGGATAGCAAGGAGTACATCATGCTGACTGAGGACCTGCAGACCTGGAGAGTGACCGGCAAGGTAACTGAGATGCTCAGGCAGGACTGGGAAGACACAAATTATACTCTATCTGTGACGACTTACCTGCAGATATTATGTGTAGATGAACTCCTTGAAGTGATGGACCATGGGAAGGATTATTTGCTGAGAACAG ATGCCCCCAGAATACATGTGATTCATAAGGTCAGACCTGACAGAAAAATCACCCTGAGGTGCTGGGCCCTGAACTTCTACCCTGCTGAGATCACCCTGACATGGCAGAGAGACGGGAGAAACCAGACCCAGGACTTGGAAGAGGTAGAGACAAGGCCTACAGGGGATGGAACCTTCCAGAAGTGGGCCGCTGTGGTGGTACCCTCTGGGGAAGAGCAGAGATACACATGTCATGTGAACCATGAGGGACTGTCAGAGCCCGTCATCCTGAGATGGG ggCCTCCTCCATCCATCTTTCCCACCATGCCTATTGTCATTGCTGTGATTCTTGGAGCTCTGCTTATGGGAGCAGTGGTGACTTTTCTGATATGGAAGAGGAAGTTTAGAGGTAAGAAAGGGCAGGGTCTTAGTTTGTGTCTCCATGGGAATATAAAGCCTAAGCTGTGA